A single Nicotiana tabacum cultivar K326 chromosome 5, ASM71507v2, whole genome shotgun sequence DNA region contains:
- the LOC107815672 gene encoding uncharacterized protein At5g39865-like, with product MGCSASRSYDFVTTDPQNPWNCSSSSHSQQSPYSYSDSSSTPVSRTLSLPTPLVHHPAMCKGDTNHLVSLTSTTYGSLVLIDTPIPNPNPNPNFHGGNFTNPTTQMIKSLNGTDPQDPLSPDSVINTWELMEGLDDFDFHIVQSKIESPRKPKSNSLDIQCELDTNELEKSYEFVEHWDSKPLWKHLSEEQLLAKMDPNVASSYRQALSSKRFGYKESEDCPKPNIVSSVELESSNASLLSSLLPDNDFHLKGTEDKIVLYFTSLRGIRKTYEECCTVRMIFRGFRVCVDERDVSMDASYRKEVQSILEGKTVSLPQVFIGGKYIGGAEEIKQLHEAGELANLVEGFAVKHSGFVCESCGDARFVPCPNCSGSRKVFEEEEGKLRRCLNCNENGLIRCPGCCP from the coding sequence ATGGGTTGTTCTGCTTCTCGTTCCTATGACTTTGTCACAACAGATCCACAAAACCCATGGAATTGTTCATCTTCTTCACATTCACAACAGTCTCCATATTCCTACTCAGATTCATCTTCAACTCCAGTTTCAAGAACACTCTCTCTCCCTACTCCTTTGGTTCACCATCCTGCTATGTGCAAAGGTGACACCAATCATTTGGTTTCACTTACGTCTACCACCTATGGTTCACTTGTCTTAATTGATACCCCAattccaaaccctaaccctaacccTAATTTCCATGGGGGGAATTTCACCAACCCTACTACCCAGATGATAAAATCCCTAAATGGGACTGACCCACAAGACCCTTTATCCCCTGATTCAGTAATCAACACTTGGGAGCTCATGGAAGGACTTGATGACTTTGATTTCCATATTGTGCAGTCCAAGATTGAGTCCCCTAGAAAGCCCAAATCCAACAGTCTTGATATCCAATGTGAATTagatacaaatgagttggaaaaATCCTATGAGTTTGTTGAGCACTGGGATTCGAAGCCATTATGGAAGCATTTGTCTGAGGAACAATTGCTTGCTAAGATGGACCCTAATGTAGCTTCAAGTTATAGACAAGCACTGTCTTCCAAAAGATTTGGGTATAAAGAGTCAGAAGATTGTCCAAAGCCCAATATTGTTAGTTCGGTAGAGTTAGAGTCGAGTAATGCAAGTTTATTGAGCTCATTGTTGCCCGATAATGATTTCCATTTAAAGGGTACAGAAGACAAGATTGTTCTGTATTTTACTAGTTTAAGAGGAATCAGGAAGACTTATGAAGAATGCTGCACTGTGCGAATGATCTTTAGAGGGTTTCGGGTATGTGTAGACGAAAGGGATGTATCTATGGATGCATCATATAGAAAAGAGGTGCAAAGCATTTTGGAAGGAAAAACAGTTAGTTTGCCTCAGGTGTTCATTGGAGGGAAGTACATTGGCGGTGCGGAAGAGATTAAGCAACTTCATGAGGCTGGAGAACTGGCTAATCTTGTGGAAGGGTTTGCAGTTAAGCATTCTGGTTTTGTTTGTGAAAGCTGTGGCGATGCAAGGTTTGTACCCTGCCCAAATTGCAGTGGGAGTCGAAAAGTATTTGAAGAGGAGGAAGGGAAATTGAGGAGGTGCCTGAATTGTAATGAAAATGGATTGATTCGATGCCCTGGCTGTTGCCCGTGA